In one window of Parafrankia discariae DNA:
- a CDS encoding NAD-dependent epimerase/dehydratase family protein, with translation MKVLVTGTEGYLGCLLAPELLRDGHEVVGVDTGYYKYGWLYRGTDRVPYTLDKDLRDLTVEDFDGVDAVVHMAELSNDPLGALAPDVTYKVNHQGSVRLAKLAKQAGVQRFVYMSSCSVYGVATGEDVTETSPVNPQTPYAECKVYVERDVSPLADDTFSPTFLRNATAYGASPRMRFDIVLNNLAGVAWTTSEIAMTSDGTPWRPLVHGLDIAKAIRCVLDAPRDVVHNQVFNVGDSAQNYQVKEIADAVATVFTGCKLSFGDNGGDNRSYRVSFDKIASQLPGFSCDWDAHKGAQQLYEVFSRIQLDTETFTGRGHTRLKQLQYLIGTGQVDAELFWTAR, from the coding sequence ATGAAGGTGCTCGTCACCGGCACGGAGGGCTACCTGGGCTGCCTGCTCGCCCCGGAGCTGCTGCGCGACGGCCACGAGGTGGTCGGAGTGGACACCGGCTACTACAAGTACGGCTGGCTCTACCGCGGCACGGACCGCGTCCCCTACACGCTCGACAAGGACCTGCGGGACCTCACCGTCGAGGACTTCGACGGCGTCGACGCGGTCGTGCACATGGCGGAGCTGTCGAACGACCCGCTCGGCGCGCTGGCGCCCGACGTGACCTACAAGGTGAACCACCAGGGCTCCGTGCGGCTCGCGAAGCTGGCGAAGCAGGCCGGTGTCCAGCGGTTCGTCTACATGTCCTCGTGCAGCGTCTACGGCGTCGCGACGGGCGAGGACGTCACCGAGACCTCGCCGGTCAACCCTCAGACGCCGTACGCCGAGTGCAAGGTCTACGTCGAGCGGGACGTCTCCCCGCTGGCCGACGACACCTTCTCTCCGACGTTCCTGCGCAACGCCACCGCGTACGGGGCCTCGCCGCGGATGCGCTTCGACATCGTGCTGAACAACCTGGCCGGGGTCGCCTGGACCACCTCCGAGATCGCGATGACCTCGGACGGCACTCCGTGGCGCCCGCTGGTGCACGGCCTGGACATCGCCAAGGCGATCCGGTGCGTGCTCGACGCGCCGCGCGACGTCGTCCACAACCAGGTCTTCAACGTGGGCGACAGCGCGCAGAACTACCAGGTGAAGGAGATCGCGGACGCGGTCGCCACCGTCTTCACCGGCTGCAAGCTGAGCTTCGGCGACAACGGCGGGGACAACCGCAGCTACCGGGTGTCCTTCGACAAGATCGCCTCCCAGCTGCCGGGCTTCTCCTGCGACTGGGACGCGCACAAGGGCGCCCAGCAGCTCTACGAGGTGTTCAGCCGCATCCAGCTCGACACCGAGACCTTCACCGGCCGCGGGCACACCCGGCTCAAGCAGCTGCAGTACCTGATCGGCACCGGCCAGGTCGACGCCGAGCTGTTCTGGACCGCCCGGTGA
- a CDS encoding dTDP-4-dehydrorhamnose 3,5-epimerase family protein: protein MRLTPTAVDGVTIVDVEAFTDDRGLFARTFCQEEFAAAGLEVAVAQCSVAYNRRAGTIRGLHWAGEPVRETKLVRCTRGALLDVVVDSRPGSATYLEHVAVELTADNHRALFIAAGLAHGYQTLVDDTEATYQMSVPFTPGHDRGLRFDDPRLGIAWPLPVSVISEKDRGWPLLSADAPESELTPLGRA from the coding sequence GTGAGGCTCACCCCGACCGCCGTCGACGGCGTGACGATCGTCGACGTCGAGGCGTTCACGGACGACCGCGGCCTGTTCGCGCGCACCTTCTGCCAGGAGGAGTTCGCCGCCGCCGGGCTGGAGGTCGCCGTCGCGCAGTGCAGCGTCGCCTACAACCGCCGGGCCGGGACGATCCGCGGCCTGCACTGGGCCGGCGAGCCGGTGCGCGAGACCAAGCTGGTCCGCTGCACCCGCGGCGCCCTGCTGGACGTCGTCGTCGACAGCCGGCCCGGCTCGGCGACCTACCTGGAGCACGTGGCCGTGGAGCTGACCGCGGACAACCACCGGGCGCTGTTCATCGCCGCCGGCCTCGCGCACGGCTACCAGACCCTGGTGGACGACACCGAGGCCACATACCAGATGAGCGTCCCGTTCACGCCCGGGCACGACCGTGGTCTGCGCTTCGACGACCCCCGGCTCGGGATCGCCTGGCCGCTGCCCGTCTCGGTGATCTCGGAGAAGGACCGCGGCTGGCCGCTGCTGTCCGCCGACGCCCCGGAGAGCGAGCTCACCCCGCTCGGCCGGGCCTGA
- a CDS encoding class I SAM-dependent methyltransferase, translating into MSSGTSAEGSPAAGGVAAPVTACRSCDGPAPRLFLSLGSTPVANRLVKADALDAVDPVFPLEVGFCERCALVQLTHVLPADEIFDADYPYFSSFSDMLVRHSEKHVIDLIASRNLGPDSLVVEVASNDGYLLKAFVERGIPVLGIEPTPGPAAAARKAGVPTREEFFGADLARALVAEGLRADVIIANNVMAHVPDLNSFVEGFSILLADDGIVDVENPGVGALLAHNEFDTVYHEHFCYFSTIAVDALMSRHGLRLVAVEEFADLHGGTLRWRAQHQAAAEPTGSVRSVLDAERAAGLGTFERYGSFGDDVRVLQDELTELLRSLKAEGKSIAAYGAAAKGATLLNSTGIDHTLIDFVVDRNVHKQGKYIPGARIPILDPGVLLERQPDYLLLLAWNVKKEIMAQQEEYASRGGRFIVPVPRPVVL; encoded by the coding sequence ATGTCATCCGGAACCTCAGCAGAAGGAAGCCCGGCCGCGGGAGGCGTCGCCGCCCCGGTCACCGCCTGCCGATCGTGTGACGGGCCCGCCCCACGGCTCTTCCTGTCGCTGGGTTCCACCCCGGTCGCCAACCGGCTCGTCAAGGCGGACGCCCTCGACGCCGTGGACCCGGTCTTCCCGCTGGAGGTCGGCTTCTGCGAGCGGTGCGCGCTCGTCCAGCTGACCCACGTACTCCCCGCCGACGAGATCTTCGACGCCGACTACCCGTACTTCTCGTCGTTCTCCGACATGCTCGTCCGGCACTCCGAGAAGCACGTGATCGACCTGATCGCGAGCCGCAACCTCGGGCCGGACAGCCTGGTCGTCGAGGTCGCCAGCAACGACGGGTACCTGCTCAAGGCGTTCGTCGAGCGCGGCATCCCGGTGCTGGGCATCGAGCCGACCCCCGGCCCGGCCGCCGCCGCGCGCAAGGCGGGCGTGCCCACCCGCGAGGAGTTCTTCGGGGCCGACCTCGCCCGCGCGCTCGTCGCCGAGGGCCTGCGGGCCGACGTCATCATCGCGAACAACGTGATGGCGCACGTCCCCGACCTCAACAGCTTCGTCGAGGGCTTCTCGATCCTGCTCGCCGACGACGGGATCGTCGACGTCGAGAACCCCGGGGTCGGCGCGCTGCTGGCGCACAACGAGTTCGACACCGTCTACCACGAGCACTTCTGCTACTTCTCCACGATCGCGGTGGACGCCCTCATGAGCCGTCACGGCCTGCGGCTCGTCGCCGTCGAGGAGTTCGCCGACCTGCACGGCGGGACGCTGCGCTGGCGGGCGCAGCACCAGGCCGCCGCCGAGCCCACCGGGTCGGTGCGGTCCGTCCTGGACGCGGAGCGCGCCGCCGGCCTCGGGACGTTCGAGCGCTACGGCAGCTTCGGCGACGACGTCCGCGTGCTGCAGGACGAGCTGACCGAGCTGCTGCGCTCGCTGAAGGCCGAGGGGAAGTCGATCGCGGCCTACGGCGCGGCGGCCAAGGGCGCCACGCTGCTGAACTCCACCGGCATCGACCACACGCTGATCGACTTCGTCGTCGACCGGAACGTGCACAAGCAGGGCAAGTACATTCCGGGCGCGCGGATCCCGATCCTCGACCCGGGCGTGCTGCTCGAGCGCCAGCCCGACTACCTGCTGCTGCTCGCGTGGAACGTGAAGAAGGAGATCATGGCCCAGCAGGAGGAGTACGCCTCCCGGGGCGGCCGCTTCATCGTGCCCGTGCCCCGTCCGGTA